The Aedes aegypti strain LVP_AGWG chromosome 3, AaegL5.0 Primary Assembly, whole genome shotgun sequence genome contains a region encoding:
- the LOC5574401 gene encoding histone deacetylase 3, which produces MSSKKVSYFFNPDVGNFHYGPGHPMKPHRLSVIHHLVMNYGLHKKMQIYRPYKASAHDMCRFHSDEYIEFLQRVTPQNIQGYTKCLSVFNVGDDCPVFDGLFEFCAMYTGASLEGAQKLNHNHSDICINWSGGLHHAKKFEASGFCYVNDIVIGILELLKYHPRVLYIDIDVHHGDGVQEAFYLTDRVMTVSFHKYGNYFFPGTGDMYEIGAESGRYYSVNVPLKEGIDDQSYVQVFKPVISAVMEFYQPTAIVLQCGADSLAGDRLGCFSLSTKGHGECVKFVKDLNVPTLVVGGGGYTLRNVARCWTYETSLLIDETISNELPMNDYLEFFAPDFTLHPDIPSRQDNANSKQYLEAITRHVYDNLKMCQHAPSVQMFDIPEDALPEDVKVKDEPNPEARMTQDEEDKQVEPKNEFFDGENDNDKSENEP; this is translated from the exons ATGAGTAGCAAGAAGGTGTCCTATTTCTTCAATCCGGATGTGGGCAATTTCCACTACGGTCCCGGGCATCCGATGAAGCCGCATCGACTGTCGGTTATTCACCATCTAGTGATGAACTACGGGCTGCACAAGAAGATGCAGATCTATCGGCCGTACAA GGCCAGCGCACACGACATGTGTCGCTTCCACAGCGACGAGTACATTGAGTTCCTACAGCGGGTGACGCCCCAGAACATCCAGGGTTACACCAAGTGCCTATCGGTGTTCAACGTCGGCGACGATTGTCCGGTTTTCGACGGGTTGTTCGAATTCTGCGCCATGTACACCGGAGCTTCGCTCGAAGGAGCACAGAAGCTGAACCACAACCACAGCGACATCTGCATCAACTGGTCCGGCGGATTGCATCATGCCAAGAAATTCGAAGCGTCCGGATTTTGCTACGTGAATGACATCGTAATAGGCATCCTGGAACTGCTAAAGTACCATCCTCGGGTGTTGTACATCGACATCGATGTGCATCACGGCGATGGAGTGCAGGAAGCGTTCTACCTGACCGATCGGGTTATGACGGTTTCGTTCCACAAGTACGGCAACTACTTCTTCCCGGGTACGGGCGATATGTACGAAATCGGAGCAGAATCCGGACGGTACTATTCGGTCAATGTGCCTTTGAAGGAAGGCATCGATGATCAGAGCTATGTGCAGGTCTTCAAACCAGTCATATCCGCTGTGATGGAGTTCTATCAGCCAACGGCCATCGTTCTTCAATGTGGAGCCGATTCCCTGGCGGGAGATCGTCTGGGTTGCTTTTCGCTTAGCACCAAAGGTCATGGAGAGTGTGTTAAGTTTGTTAAAGATCTGAACGTCCCAACCTTAGTGGTGGGAGGCGGAGGTTACACCCTGCGTAATGTCGCACGCTGTTGGACGTACGAAACGTCCCTCCTGATAGACGAAACCATCTCCAATGAGCTTCCGATGAATGACTACCTGGAATTCTTCGCCCCGGATTTCACCCTGCATCCGGACATTCCCAGCAGGCAGGACAATGCCAACAGTAAGCAGTACCTGGAGGCCATCACGCGACATGTCTACGACAATCTGAAGATGTGCCAACACGCCCCCAGCGTACAGATGTTCGACATTCCCGAGGATGCCCTCCCCGAGGACGTCAAGGTGAAAGACGAACCCAACCCGGAAGCGAGGATGACCCAGGACGAGGAGGACAAACAGGTCGAACCGAAGAATGAATTTTTTGACGGGGAAAATGATAACGACAAAAGCGAAAATGAACCGTAG